Proteins from a genomic interval of Caulobacter rhizosphaerae:
- the gspD gene encoding type II secretion system secretin GspD, with protein MTPKRLVCLAFSGACLTFGPAGPVSVLAAAPASPQAERAESFTFAFRDADIAQVAEEILGNALGVPYTVDPGVTGKVSFRIDRRLTRAQLLDAFEAALAVNDVALLRQGDSLVLAPRDKARSSASLRDPSALSGARRGGYDVVAVPLSFSTPTEVAKALEAMTGSKAVLYSNDKLGLIVLGGSGSELQSLLETIKILDRNVFEGARIRWFDLHQAAAGTVAADLAKILSTAGVQGVSVSPLSRLNGLIVSARTETAMNEVAGWIVRLDTPSRDLSTQLYVYRPRSASAASLARTLSQVLSTGEGGGGYNDRQSGRETSRTDVAPSSKDDGATRSSSEGDTESLGDQKLEDGVRIGVDRDSNTLIVRAPAARWMSLQQTLAEIDRPPSQVMIEASIIEVSLTNDFRFGVDWSAVSGSGKLAGNSVYTDNGVIGPKFPGFSITYLGGDIDAAINALGSRTAIDVVSAPKLITLDNHKARLQIGDQVPIVTQTATDTTTSSPAIVNTVEYRDTGVILEVTPRISGDDKVVVDIAQEVSGVAKTVTSGIDSPTIQQRKLSSTLVLQDGAVVALGGLISHRRSDSDSGVPGLKDVKLLGNLFKSKSKEGARTELVVLLTVRIMRDPAASSLMTRDLLADMREIESRGLLPH; from the coding sequence ATGACGCCTAAGCGCCTAGTCTGCCTTGCCTTCAGCGGGGCTTGCCTAACCTTCGGCCCCGCAGGACCGGTCTCTGTTCTTGCCGCCGCCCCAGCTTCGCCGCAGGCCGAGCGCGCTGAGTCCTTTACCTTCGCCTTTCGCGACGCCGACATCGCCCAGGTCGCCGAGGAGATTCTCGGCAACGCCCTGGGCGTGCCCTACACGGTCGATCCCGGCGTCACCGGCAAGGTGTCATTCCGGATCGACCGCCGGCTGACCCGGGCGCAGTTGCTCGACGCGTTCGAGGCGGCGTTGGCCGTCAACGATGTGGCCTTGCTACGCCAGGGCGACAGCCTGGTGCTGGCGCCGCGCGACAAGGCGCGCTCATCGGCGTCGTTGCGCGATCCCAGCGCGCTCAGCGGCGCGCGACGCGGCGGCTACGACGTCGTCGCCGTCCCGCTATCGTTCTCGACGCCGACCGAGGTGGCCAAGGCGCTGGAAGCCATGACCGGCTCCAAGGCGGTGCTCTATTCCAACGATAAGCTCGGCCTGATCGTGCTGGGCGGATCGGGCTCGGAACTGCAGTCGTTGCTGGAGACCATCAAGATCCTGGACCGCAACGTCTTCGAAGGCGCGCGCATTCGCTGGTTCGACCTGCACCAGGCCGCGGCCGGCACGGTGGCGGCGGACCTGGCCAAGATCCTGTCGACGGCCGGGGTCCAGGGCGTGTCCGTCTCGCCGCTCAGCCGGCTGAACGGCCTGATCGTCTCGGCCCGAACCGAGACGGCCATGAACGAGGTCGCCGGCTGGATCGTTCGGCTGGACACCCCGTCACGCGATCTTTCCACCCAGCTCTATGTCTACCGGCCACGCAGCGCCTCGGCCGCCTCGCTGGCCCGCACCCTCTCGCAGGTGCTGTCCACCGGCGAGGGCGGCGGCGGCTACAATGACCGTCAGTCCGGCCGCGAGACCTCCCGCACCGACGTCGCCCCCTCGTCCAAGGACGACGGCGCGACGCGAAGCAGCAGCGAAGGCGACACCGAAAGTCTGGGCGACCAGAAGCTGGAGGACGGCGTGCGCATCGGTGTGGATCGCGACAGCAACACCCTGATCGTCCGCGCGCCGGCCGCCCGGTGGATGAGCCTGCAGCAGACCCTAGCCGAGATCGATCGTCCGCCCAGTCAGGTGATGATCGAGGCCTCGATCATCGAGGTCAGCCTGACCAACGATTTTCGGTTCGGCGTCGACTGGTCGGCGGTGAGCGGCAGCGGCAAGCTGGCGGGCAACTCGGTCTATACCGACAATGGCGTGATCGGACCCAAATTCCCGGGCTTTTCGATCACCTATCTGGGCGGCGACATCGACGCGGCCATCAACGCCCTGGGCTCGCGCACCGCCATTGACGTGGTTTCCGCGCCCAAGCTGATCACCCTGGACAATCACAAGGCGCGCCTGCAGATCGGCGACCAGGTGCCCATCGTCACCCAGACGGCCACCGACACCACCACTTCCTCGCCGGCCATCGTCAACACGGTGGAATATCGCGACACCGGGGTGATCCTGGAGGTGACGCCGCGCATCAGCGGCGACGACAAGGTGGTGGTCGACATCGCCCAGGAGGTCAGCGGGGTGGCCAAGACCGTGACCTCCGGCATCGACTCGCCGACCATCCAGCAGCGCAAGCTTTCCAGCACGCTGGTCCTGCAGGATGGCGCCGTCGTCGCTCTCGGCGGCCTGATCAGCCATCGCCGCAGCGACTCCGACAGCGGCGTGCCGGGCCTCAAGGACGTCAAGCTGCTGGGCAACCTCTTCAAGTCCAAGTCCAAGGAGGGCGCGCGCACCGAGTTGGTGGTTTTGCTGACCGTCAGGATCATGCGCGATCCGGCCGCCTCCAGCCTGATGACCCGCGACCTGCTGGCCGACATGCGTGAGATCGAGAGCCGTGGCCTGCTGCCGCACTGA
- the gspG gene encoding type II secretion system major pseudopilin GspG, with product MLVVIAIIGLIAAVLTPSLMGQLGRARVKSAQLQLESVAAAVEMFHSDVGRYPTAAEGLRALVTEPAEAEGWTGPYLKSASVLKDPWAGDILYRVVDDQGFEVVSLGSDRKTGGTGTKRDLVAPK from the coding sequence ATGCTGGTGGTCATCGCGATCATCGGCCTGATCGCCGCGGTGCTGACCCCCAGTCTGATGGGCCAGCTGGGCCGCGCGCGTGTCAAGTCGGCCCAGCTGCAGCTGGAATCGGTGGCCGCCGCCGTCGAGATGTTCCATTCCGACGTCGGGCGCTATCCGACGGCGGCCGAAGGTCTGAGGGCGCTGGTCACCGAGCCAGCCGAGGCCGAGGGCTGGACCGGTCCCTATCTCAAATCCGCCAGCGTCCTGAAGGATCCGTGGGCCGGCGATATCCTGTATCGCGTCGTCGACGACCAGGGTTTCGAGGTGGTCAGTCTCGGCTCCGACCGCAAGACGGGTGGGACGGGGACCAAGCGCGACTTGGTCGCGCCCAAATGA
- a CDS encoding prepilin peptidase has translation MNAAALILAPLLGAVVGSFAATVGLRWARGEQALSGRSRCDACARPLGFSATVPIISYVRLGGACADCRTPIHPGHFAGEVLGASLAVASVAFLPTGQAVAAAAMGAVLIAAAAADAASRRLPDLASAAVAVLGLGLALLRGPAALLAGLAGALLTGAILLLLRRGFAARRGDPGLGLGDVKLTAALALWLGAATPWALALAGLAGLAQVRLAKPADGRIAFGPLLTASGWAVGLSLQAGLFGDLLP, from the coding sequence ATGAACGCCGCCGCGCTTATCCTCGCGCCGCTGCTGGGCGCGGTCGTCGGCAGCTTCGCCGCGACCGTCGGCCTGCGCTGGGCGCGAGGCGAGCAGGCGTTGAGCGGGCGCTCGCGTTGCGATGCCTGCGCCAGGCCGTTGGGGTTTTCCGCCACCGTGCCGATCATCTCCTATGTGCGGTTGGGGGGCGCCTGCGCCGATTGCCGCACGCCGATCCATCCGGGCCACTTCGCCGGCGAGGTTCTCGGCGCGAGTCTGGCGGTCGCCAGCGTCGCGTTTCTTCCGACCGGCCAGGCGGTGGCCGCCGCCGCTATGGGCGCGGTGTTGATCGCCGCGGCCGCCGCCGACGCCGCCAGTCGCCGGCTGCCAGACTTGGCGAGCGCGGCGGTGGCCGTGCTAGGCCTGGGCCTTGCGCTGCTCCGTGGTCCGGCGGCCCTGCTGGCCGGTCTCGCCGGGGCCCTCTTGACCGGCGCAATCCTGCTCCTGCTGCGCCGCGGCTTCGCAGCCCGGCGAGGCGATCCGGGCTTGGGTCTGGGAGACGTGAAGCTGACCGCGGCCCTGGCCTTGTGGTTGGGGGCGGCGACGCCCTGGGCGCTGGCTCTTGCGGGGCTGGCGGGCTTGGCGCAGGTGCGCCTCGCCAAACCGGCCGACGGCAGAATCGCCTTTGGTCCCCTCCTGACGGCCAGCGGCTGGGCGGTCGGATTGTCGCTGCAGGCGGGGCTGTTTGGAGATCTGCTTCCATGA
- a CDS encoding GspE/PulE family protein codes for MTVARTPARSAARARLVETLVERGLVEGAAIARAELVALRTGQPVEQVLNQLGALSDEDLAQAYAQATGCEIWEPRLRPAVIEIANLGVTADFLRRTRLLPLDETAGSLVCAACDPLDDEALAGLVFATNRSVSVLAARPDEWRRVFDERHGPEAAAPAEAVDERRLAREIDQVSDGAVEGGGARLVAEAFETAIALGASDIHFEPRRHDLRVRLRVDGRMIEHRVVAADLAAPAVSRIKVIANLNLGERRLPQDGRTSFVIGGKSVDVRVATAPTVFGEGAVLRILDRSAVPLELGGLGLAENVTEVLRKAGRAPHGIFLVTGPTGSGKTTTLYALLETFTGSPKKVLSVEDPVEYHFEHVSQTQVASHLGLTFAAALRSFLRQDPDVILVGEIRDPETAAVAIQAAMTGHLVLASIHANDALAVVPRLLDMGVEPYQLAAAFRGAVAQRLVRRLCPHCRQGGAATEAELAFVADQGLPAPMRTFRAQGCPACKGGGFRGRLPIAEAFLTNDAVLRAIADRQPAVEIARLAQALGLASMATDGLDKAMRGETTLEEVMGAVHD; via the coding sequence ATGACGGTCGCCCGCACCCCTGCGCGCTCGGCGGCGCGCGCTCGCCTGGTCGAGACGCTGGTCGAACGCGGCCTGGTCGAGGGCGCGGCCATCGCCCGCGCCGAATTGGTCGCCCTGCGCACCGGCCAGCCCGTCGAGCAGGTCCTCAACCAACTGGGCGCGCTGTCGGACGAGGATTTGGCGCAGGCCTACGCCCAGGCGACCGGCTGCGAGATTTGGGAGCCGCGCCTGAGGCCGGCGGTCATCGAGATCGCCAACCTGGGCGTCACGGCCGATTTTCTGCGCCGGACCCGGCTGCTGCCGCTCGATGAAACGGCGGGCTCCCTGGTCTGCGCCGCCTGTGACCCGTTGGACGATGAGGCTCTGGCGGGCCTGGTCTTCGCCACCAACCGTTCGGTCAGCGTCCTGGCCGCGCGTCCGGACGAGTGGCGCCGCGTGTTCGACGAGCGCCATGGCCCGGAGGCGGCCGCGCCGGCTGAGGCGGTCGACGAGCGCCGCCTGGCCCGCGAGATCGATCAGGTGTCGGACGGGGCCGTCGAGGGCGGCGGCGCGCGCCTGGTGGCCGAGGCCTTCGAGACGGCGATCGCCCTGGGGGCGTCCGATATCCACTTCGAGCCGCGCCGGCATGACCTGCGCGTGCGCCTAAGGGTCGATGGCCGGATGATCGAGCATCGGGTGGTGGCCGCCGATCTGGCCGCGCCGGCGGTGTCGCGGATCAAGGTGATCGCCAACCTCAATCTGGGCGAGCGCCGCCTGCCACAGGACGGCCGCACCTCCTTCGTGATCGGCGGCAAGTCGGTCGACGTCCGTGTCGCCACCGCCCCGACGGTGTTCGGCGAAGGCGCGGTGCTGCGGATTCTCGACCGCAGCGCCGTGCCGCTGGAACTTGGCGGCCTGGGCCTGGCCGAGAACGTGACGGAGGTGCTGCGCAAGGCCGGTCGCGCGCCGCACGGTATTTTCCTGGTGACCGGTCCCACCGGCAGCGGCAAGACCACCACCCTCTATGCCCTGCTAGAGACCTTCACCGGTTCGCCCAAGAAGGTGCTCAGCGTCGAGGATCCCGTCGAGTACCACTTCGAGCACGTCTCCCAGACCCAGGTCGCGTCGCATCTGGGCCTGACCTTCGCCGCGGCCCTGCGCTCGTTCCTGCGCCAGGATCCCGATGTCATCTTGGTCGGCGAGATCCGTGATCCGGAGACGGCCGCGGTGGCGATCCAGGCGGCCATGACCGGTCACCTGGTCCTGGCCTCGATCCACGCCAACGACGCCCTGGCCGTCGTGCCGCGTCTGCTGGACATGGGGGTGGAGCCCTACCAGCTGGCGGCCGCCTTCCGGGGGGCGGTGGCCCAGCGGCTGGTGCGTCGGCTCTGTCCCCACTGCCGACAGGGCGGCGCCGCCACCGAGGCCGAGCTGGCTTTCGTCGCCGACCAGGGCCTGCCCGCGCCGATGCGCACCTTCCGCGCCCAGGGGTGCCCGGCATGCAAGGGGGGCGGTTTCCGCGGCCGCCTCCCGATCGCCGAGGCCTTCCTGACCAACGACGCGGTGCTCCGGGCGATCGCCGATCGCCAGCCGGCGGTCGAGATCGCTCGCCTCGCCCAGGCGCTGGGTTTGGCCAGCATGGCGACCGACGGCCTGGACAAGGCAATGCGCGGCGAGACCACGCTGGAGGAAGTGATGGGCGCGGTCCATGACTGA
- a CDS encoding type II secretion system F family protein, which produces MTDGQSFAYVARGADGKRVRGQVPAASEQAAFERLRRQGLSPLKLRPARSRAGSGQGLQDRESAEILLSLADLLSAGADMRSALDVLLSRAQGSRVANACRQLLQDISAGEALDAAFARTLAPRHAFVAALVAAGEAAGDLPQALRRAGEMLEAAIKLRQQLVAALAYPLFVLISTLTAAGVILLAVVPSLEPLVSEGGEGSAPILSGLLAASRLLREQGVALAGGLGAAAILLTSLGRAGLLRGPVDRLWLAGPWRRTTCALAFGGFAISLGVMLSAGAPMSEALRLAIRGVRSDLARARLQVVLQQVRQGVSLSQALQAVRGFPSTVVRLVSVGESTGALGRMLQRSGKLEEDAAVRDIEAAARLLGPALIVLLGGLIGLMMAGLLSGVTELGQAALN; this is translated from the coding sequence ATGACTGACGGCCAGAGCTTCGCCTATGTCGCGCGCGGGGCCGACGGCAAACGTGTCCGAGGGCAGGTTCCGGCGGCCAGCGAACAGGCCGCTTTCGAGCGCTTGCGTCGGCAGGGGCTGTCGCCGCTGAAGCTGCGGCCAGCGCGAAGCCGGGCCGGCAGCGGCCAGGGTCTTCAGGACCGCGAAAGCGCCGAGATCCTGCTCAGCCTGGCGGATCTCCTGAGCGCCGGGGCGGACATGCGCTCGGCGCTGGACGTACTGCTGTCGCGCGCCCAAGGCTCGCGGGTCGCCAACGCCTGCCGACAATTGCTGCAGGACATCAGCGCCGGCGAGGCGCTGGATGCGGCCTTCGCCCGCACCCTGGCGCCGCGCCACGCCTTTGTCGCCGCCCTGGTCGCCGCGGGCGAAGCGGCCGGCGACCTGCCCCAGGCGCTGCGCCGAGCCGGCGAGATGCTCGAAGCGGCCATCAAGCTGCGTCAGCAACTGGTCGCCGCCCTGGCCTATCCGTTGTTCGTCCTGATCAGCACCCTGACGGCGGCGGGCGTAATCCTGCTGGCGGTCGTGCCGTCGCTGGAACCGCTGGTCAGCGAGGGGGGGGAGGGGAGCGCGCCGATCCTGTCGGGCCTGTTGGCGGCCAGCCGCCTGCTGCGCGAGCAGGGCGTGGCGCTGGCCGGAGGCTTGGGCGCAGCGGCCATCCTGCTGACGAGCCTGGGGCGCGCCGGCCTTCTGCGTGGCCCGGTCGATCGGCTGTGGCTTGCAGGACCGTGGCGGCGCACCACCTGCGCGCTGGCGTTCGGCGGCTTTGCGATCTCGCTCGGGGTGATGCTGAGCGCCGGCGCGCCGATGAGCGAGGCCCTGAGGCTGGCCATTCGCGGGGTGCGTTCCGACTTGGCCAGGGCGCGGCTGCAGGTCGTCCTGCAGCAGGTGCGCCAGGGCGTGTCCCTGTCGCAAGCCCTGCAGGCGGTGAGGGGGTTTCCGTCAACCGTCGTGCGGCTGGTTTCGGTCGGGGAGTCGACCGGCGCCCTTGGGCGGATGCTGCAGCGCTCGGGCAAGCTGGAAGAGGACGCCGCCGTGCGCGACATCGAGGCGGCCGCACGATTGCTCGGACCCGCCTTGATCGTCCTGCTGGGCGGGCTGATCGGCTTGATGATGGCCGGCCTGCTGTCCGGGGTGACCGAGCTGGGGCAGGCAGCCCTGAATTGA
- a CDS encoding Ig-like domain-containing protein has product MASSSSAQVTTSYTYDDQGQVKTVVRSGNTVAYTYDAAGNRTALGVTYPPPGAAAGSLSVPFGGSASLALPVSGQFTGAAVDTAPAKGSVTIAGTTATYTASGSNYGSDSFTYHAVGPGGNSAVQTIGVTIANPPAPGANNGALNVAYNSAASLAAPVTGVATGLVIDSNPAKGSVTTSGTTFTYTATWPNYGADSFTYHATGPGGASPVRTMSVNIANGAVPAASNGSAAAAYNAPVTITYPVGGDYAVAALDSQPAHGSVSAPTYVNGVGSQSTYTPQAGWIGADSWTFHGTSPFGNSPARTFTVTTGAPAAPTVSNKTLSVAYGTGGSVSIAPSGVYTSVAIVTQPAHGQAGNAGNQTIADYIPAAGYYGADSFTYNATGPGGTSAPATVSVNVPRPPPPTAPNISVQTVWGTQATVTPSVSGYYDSLAIATAPTRGGAGVVGGSIVYNNMPGYYGLDSFTYTASGVGGVSAPATITVDVVPPAPVTAGNVSADVAYNTATNISLATTGPVNSSNIYAAPAHGVATLHAGYVTYLPTSGYSGPDSFQYSVSNGVNSSATGTVTVNVAAPPAAPQPSPQPDVAGVYSRNTVVISPLVNDSDPSGYPLTITSVSSNGGGTPTIINGGSQISYNAPTVATRGNKIVTLTYTVSNGHGSSASSTITVTVETEYFGGQ; this is encoded by the coding sequence GTGGCGTCCTCGTCGTCGGCCCAGGTGACGACGAGCTACACCTATGACGATCAGGGTCAGGTCAAGACGGTCGTCCGGTCCGGCAATACCGTCGCCTATACCTACGATGCGGCGGGAAACCGCACGGCGTTGGGCGTCACCTATCCGCCGCCGGGAGCAGCGGCCGGTTCCCTCAGCGTGCCGTTCGGCGGTTCGGCCAGCCTGGCGCTGCCGGTCAGCGGCCAGTTTACCGGCGCGGCCGTCGATACCGCGCCAGCCAAGGGCTCGGTGACGATCGCCGGCACGACCGCGACCTATACCGCCTCGGGATCCAACTATGGATCCGACAGCTTCACCTATCATGCGGTCGGACCAGGCGGGAATTCAGCGGTCCAGACGATCGGCGTCACCATCGCCAATCCGCCGGCCCCGGGGGCGAACAATGGCGCGCTGAACGTCGCCTACAACAGCGCCGCCAGCCTGGCGGCCCCGGTCACCGGCGTGGCCACCGGACTGGTCATCGACAGCAATCCGGCCAAGGGGTCGGTGACGACGTCGGGAACCACCTTCACCTATACGGCGACCTGGCCCAACTACGGGGCCGACAGCTTCACCTATCACGCAACCGGTCCGGGCGGAGCCTCGCCGGTGCGCACCATGAGCGTCAACATCGCCAACGGCGCGGTTCCGGCGGCCAGCAACGGCTCGGCCGCCGCGGCCTACAACGCGCCAGTGACCATCACCTATCCAGTGGGCGGCGACTACGCGGTCGCGGCCCTCGACAGCCAGCCCGCCCATGGCAGCGTCTCGGCGCCGACCTATGTCAACGGTGTCGGCAGCCAGTCGACCTACACGCCGCAGGCCGGCTGGATCGGCGCGGACAGCTGGACCTTCCACGGGACCAGCCCGTTCGGCAATTCGCCGGCGAGGACCTTCACGGTGACCACCGGCGCGCCGGCCGCGCCGACGGTGTCGAACAAGACGCTATCCGTAGCCTATGGGACCGGCGGTTCTGTTTCGATAGCGCCGTCGGGGGTCTACACCTCCGTGGCCATCGTAACGCAGCCGGCGCACGGCCAAGCTGGCAACGCTGGCAACCAGACCATCGCCGACTATATTCCGGCCGCAGGTTACTACGGCGCCGACAGCTTCACCTACAACGCCACCGGGCCCGGCGGGACCAGCGCGCCAGCTACGGTTTCCGTCAATGTGCCCCGCCCGCCGCCGCCGACGGCGCCGAACATTTCGGTCCAAACGGTTTGGGGTACACAGGCCACCGTGACGCCGTCCGTCAGCGGCTATTACGACAGTCTAGCCATCGCCACCGCGCCGACCCGCGGCGGGGCCGGTGTGGTCGGCGGGTCCATCGTCTACAACAACATGCCCGGCTATTACGGGCTGGACAGCTTTACCTACACGGCGTCGGGGGTGGGCGGGGTGAGCGCCCCGGCGACCATCACCGTCGATGTCGTTCCTCCTGCGCCCGTGACCGCTGGCAACGTTTCGGCAGACGTGGCCTACAACACCGCCACCAATATCTCCCTGGCGACCACTGGCCCGGTCAACAGCAGCAACATCTATGCCGCCCCGGCTCATGGCGTGGCGACGCTGCATGCAGGCTACGTGACTTACCTGCCCACCAGTGGCTATTCGGGGCCCGACAGCTTCCAGTACTCCGTCAGCAACGGCGTCAACTCCAGCGCCACTGGAACGGTCACGGTCAACGTCGCCGCGCCTCCAGCCGCGCCGCAACCGTCGCCACAGCCGGACGTAGCAGGGGTCTATTCACGCAATACCGTGGTGATCTCGCCGCTCGTGAACGACAGCGATCCCAGCGGCTATCCGCTGACGATCACCAGCGTCAGTTCCAATGGCGGCGGCACGCCAACGATCATCAATGGCGGGTCGCAGATCAGCTACAACGCGCCCACCGTCGCCACCCGCGGCAACAAGATCGTCACCCTGACCTACACCGTCTCGAACGGACATGGGAGCAGCGCGTCCTCGACGATCACGGTCACTGTCGAAACTGAATACTTTGGTGGGCAATAA